One window of the Dreissena polymorpha isolate Duluth1 chromosome 5, UMN_Dpol_1.0, whole genome shotgun sequence genome contains the following:
- the LOC127831145 gene encoding protein Wnt-16-like → MYRNCNRLSVAGTRETAFIYAILSAGVVHATTRSCSLGNLTDCTCDMTRYGEHHVEGWKWGGCSDNIEYGLQFSKKFVDAPEMLTQGSNIRNTMNLHNNEAGRKITEQLMDHRCRCHGVSGSCAVKTCWRSLPMFRQVGDALKAKYELSVPIAQRSKRQPRRKGKTKRRQPIKDDDLIYVHKSPNYCRPNEKKGILGTSGRGCNKTSSASDSCDLLCCGRGYNTQVLTYVSRCHCKFVWCCHVQCKTCETVLEKHTCK, encoded by the exons ATGTATAGAAATTGCAATCGTCTGTCTGTTGCAGGAACGCGCGAGACGGCCTTCATCTACGCCATACTTAGCGCCGGGGTGGTGCACGCGACGACGCGCTCGTGCAGCCTCGGCAACCTGACTGACTGCACGTGCGACATGACGCGCTACGGCGAACACCACGTGGAGGGCTGGAAGTGGGGCGGATGTAGCGATAACATCGAGTACGGGCTGCAGTTCAGCAAGAAGTTCGTCGACGCGCCGGAAATGCTCACCCAGGGATCCAACATCCGGAACACGATGAACCTGCACAACAATGAGGCGGGCAGAAAG ATAACCGAGCAACTGATGGACCATCGATGCCGTTGCCATGGTGTTTCAGGCTCATGCGCAGTGAAAACCTGCTGGCGCAGTCTTCCAATGTTCCGTCAGGTCGGCGACGCATTAAAAGCAAAATACGAACTTTCGGTGCCCATCGCGCAACGCTCCAAACGTCAGCCGAGGCGGAAGGGGAAAACAAAACGACGTCAGCCAATCAAAGACGATGATCTTATTTACGTGCATAAGTCGCCGAACTATTGCCGACCGAATGAGAAGAAGGGCATTTTGGGAACTTCCGGTAGGGGTTGCAACAAGACGTCGTCTGCGAGTGACAGTTGTGACCTACTGTGTTGTGGGCGGGGCTACAATACGCAGGTGTTGACGTATGTGTCACGTTGCCACTGCAAATTCGTGTGGTGCTGTCACGTACAATGCAAAACGTGCGAGACCGTGTTAGAGAAACACACGTGTAAATAA